In one Achromobacter spanius genomic region, the following are encoded:
- a CDS encoding ABC transporter ATP-binding protein, which translates to MATMNETMIQLTDVSKAYGDVTVLDKVNLEVKRGEFLVLLGASGCGKSTLLNLMAGFIQPNTGTVAINGKTVTDVTAACGMVFQQYALFPWRTVQENVEFGLKMRGMSKQERAPIARKFIEMVGLKAAADKYPHALSGGMKQRVSIARVLANDPDVMLFDEPFAALDAMTRQVLQDQLLSIYEQSGKTIVFITHSIDEALTLSTRMAVMGSKPGRIVQDIHNDLPHPRSADVQLSPRFVELKRSIWERVQEEVTRSMELTTD; encoded by the coding sequence ATGGCAACGATGAACGAAACGATGATCCAGTTGACCGACGTGTCCAAGGCCTATGGCGACGTGACCGTGCTGGACAAGGTCAACCTGGAGGTCAAGCGCGGTGAATTCCTGGTGCTGTTGGGCGCGTCCGGCTGTGGCAAGTCCACCTTGCTGAACTTGATGGCCGGCTTCATCCAGCCCAACACGGGCACCGTCGCCATCAATGGCAAGACCGTCACCGACGTGACCGCCGCCTGCGGCATGGTGTTTCAGCAGTACGCGCTGTTTCCGTGGCGCACCGTGCAAGAGAACGTGGAATTCGGCTTGAAGATGCGTGGCATGTCCAAGCAGGAACGCGCGCCCATTGCCCGCAAGTTCATCGAGATGGTGGGCTTGAAGGCGGCGGCGGACAAGTATCCGCATGCGCTGTCGGGCGGCATGAAGCAGCGCGTGTCGATTGCGCGCGTGCTGGCCAATGACCCCGACGTAATGCTGTTCGACGAGCCCTTCGCCGCGCTGGACGCCATGACGCGCCAGGTGCTGCAAGACCAGTTGCTGTCCATCTACGAACAAAGCGGCAAGACGATTGTGTTCATCACGCATTCCATCGACGAGGCGCTGACGCTGTCCACCCGCATGGCCGTGATGGGTTCCAAGCCCGGGCGCATCGTGCAAGACATCCACAACGACCTGCCGCATCCGCGCAGCGCCGACGTGCAGTTGTCGCCGCGCTTTGTGGAATTGAAGCGGTCGATCTGGGAACGGGTGCAGGAAGAGGTCACGCGCAGCATGGAGCTGACGACCGACTAG
- a CDS encoding ABC transporter permease, producing MSARSSSKQTRLIWVSVFSLLGFLLLWEGLCRAGAVDPIFLPAPSQVLARAMSMSDQGTLFYNVLASTRRVMVGFLAAVFVAIPLGILLGTSKVARAVFDPIISFLRPLPSMSWIPLSLLWFGITETQKYSIVFMGSFVPALLYVMEASRSIDPVLVRAARNLGANRWQVMREVLFPGCLPQILSGMKIILGLSWTCVISAELVASREGLGFMIMNGKEFFQTDTVVLGMVLISFTVLVTDLCLRLLERWVLAWQR from the coding sequence ATGTCCGCGCGTTCATCTTCAAAGCAAACACGGCTGATCTGGGTCAGCGTGTTTTCGCTTCTTGGCTTTCTGTTGCTGTGGGAAGGCCTGTGCCGTGCCGGCGCGGTCGACCCCATCTTTTTGCCCGCGCCGTCGCAGGTGTTGGCGCGGGCCATGTCCATGTCGGACCAGGGCACGCTGTTCTACAACGTGCTGGCTTCCACCCGCCGCGTGATGGTGGGCTTTTTGGCGGCTGTCTTCGTGGCCATACCGCTGGGCATTTTGCTGGGCACGTCGAAGGTGGCACGCGCCGTCTTTGACCCCATCATCTCGTTCCTGCGGCCGCTGCCATCGATGAGCTGGATTCCGCTGTCGCTGTTGTGGTTCGGCATTACCGAAACGCAGAAGTACAGCATCGTCTTCATGGGCTCGTTCGTGCCGGCGCTGCTGTATGTGATGGAAGCCTCGCGCAGCATTGACCCCGTGCTGGTGCGTGCCGCGCGCAATCTGGGCGCCAACCGCTGGCAGGTGATGCGTGAAGTGCTGTTTCCCGGCTGCCTGCCGCAGATCTTGTCGGGCATGAAGATCATTCTGGGCTTGTCCTGGACCTGCGTGATCTCGGCCGAATTGGTGGCGTCACGCGAAGGCCTGGGCTTCATGATCATGAACGGCAAGGAATTCTTCCAGACCGACACCGTGGTGCTCGGCATGGTGCTGATCAGTTTCACCGTGCTGGTGACCGATCTGTGTTTGCGGCTGCTTGAACGATGGGTGCTGGCATGGCAACGATGA
- a CDS encoding aliphatic sulfonate ABC transporter substrate-binding protein has protein sequence MNMNRRAMLVRTAALAGASALGFPMIGRAANASYTYGGSAWLGHYSAYIAMKTGLFAKQGLDIKWQSFATSSDRMSAVMAGNIDLAGTGVVSSLALMAAGARQFQVIATPNNFGRAEGVLVREDVKSVADLKGKKIGVTYASSAHVLLLDVLRQAGLDAERDVSIINLPATNLLSAYQGKQIDAAVAWTPAFDRIKAVPGTHVLLDDTAFSLYKQYAITPGPDVLLTHAKLGRENPEAVKKFLHAVFQANAMLTEQPDEAASVLLELTGLSRPEQLAVIKQTQWYSAADQKALMVDPGNFVTGMQQLAQMLVSLKQIDKAPQVKDWVQASYL, from the coding sequence ATGAACATGAATCGCCGCGCCATGCTGGTGCGCACCGCTGCCCTGGCGGGCGCAAGCGCCCTGGGCTTTCCGATGATCGGCCGCGCCGCCAATGCGTCTTATACGTATGGCGGCTCGGCGTGGCTGGGCCACTACTCGGCCTACATCGCCATGAAGACGGGCCTGTTCGCCAAGCAGGGCCTGGATATCAAGTGGCAAAGCTTCGCCACGTCGTCCGACCGCATGAGCGCCGTGATGGCCGGCAACATCGACCTGGCCGGCACCGGCGTGGTGTCGTCGCTGGCCTTGATGGCGGCCGGCGCGCGACAGTTTCAGGTGATCGCCACGCCCAACAACTTCGGCCGCGCCGAAGGCGTGCTGGTGCGCGAAGACGTGAAGTCGGTGGCGGACCTGAAAGGCAAGAAGATCGGCGTCACCTATGCCTCCAGCGCCCATGTGCTGCTGCTTGATGTGCTGCGCCAGGCCGGTCTGGACGCCGAGCGCGACGTGTCCATCATCAACCTGCCGGCCACCAACCTGCTGTCTGCCTACCAGGGCAAGCAGATTGATGCGGCGGTGGCCTGGACGCCCGCCTTCGACCGCATCAAGGCCGTGCCCGGCACGCATGTGCTGCTGGACGACACGGCGTTCTCGCTCTACAAGCAATACGCCATCACCCCGGGCCCGGACGTGCTGCTGACCCACGCCAAGCTGGGGCGCGAGAACCCGGAAGCCGTGAAGAAATTCCTGCACGCCGTATTCCAGGCCAACGCCATGCTGACCGAGCAGCCCGATGAAGCGGCCAGCGTGTTGTTGGAACTGACCGGCCTGTCGCGGCCCGAGCAACTGGCCGTCATCAAGCAAACGCAGTGGTATTCCGCCGCCGACCAGAAGGCCTTGATGGTGGACCCGGGCAACTTCGTCACCGGCATGCAGCAGTTGGCCCAAATGCTGGTGTCGCTCAAGCAGATCGACAAGGCGCCCCAGGTCAAGGACTGGGTCCAGGCCTCGTACCTGTAA
- a CDS encoding NAD(P)/FAD-dependent oxidoreductase, which yields MKSYDVIVIGAGVIGSSVAFHLAELGAKNVLVLDRATIGAGTTSQSSGILRTHYSVRENVELAQRSWNVFNHFANYVGDDEASCGLVKCGYLITAADDDKLAPLQSALDQQREQGIALELLNPAQARELLPIASFDNAALIGFEPEAGFADAYLVATSFARGARRRGVTIRENVDVKKLLVENGRVVGVSTSDGDYASPVVISTQNIWTSELAGWTGVAMPVVPERHAVLALECDAAPYTYSMPVFKDLASPGMLYCRSYGGNQMLVSEGIVGEALQNSDAEQGDIPLDYVAEVGEQVATRFPAYETAGLASSWTGVYDVTPDWNPVLGRVPGVQGLIVGFGFSGHGFKLSPTVGRVLAQEALGLATDVSLKPYDIGRFASGALLTGKYGLGAVS from the coding sequence GTGAAAAGTTATGACGTGATCGTGATTGGTGCCGGCGTGATCGGCAGTTCGGTGGCGTTCCACCTGGCGGAGCTGGGCGCGAAGAACGTGCTGGTGCTGGACCGCGCGACCATCGGCGCGGGCACGACGTCGCAGTCGTCCGGTATTTTGCGCACCCATTATTCAGTGCGCGAAAACGTGGAGCTGGCGCAGCGTTCCTGGAACGTGTTCAACCACTTCGCCAATTATGTGGGTGACGACGAAGCGTCCTGCGGCCTGGTCAAGTGCGGTTATCTGATCACCGCTGCCGACGACGACAAGCTGGCGCCCCTGCAGAGCGCGCTGGACCAGCAACGCGAACAAGGCATTGCGCTGGAATTGCTGAACCCCGCGCAAGCCCGCGAACTGCTGCCGATTGCCTCGTTTGATAATGCCGCGCTGATCGGCTTTGAACCCGAAGCGGGCTTTGCCGACGCCTATCTGGTGGCCACCAGCTTCGCGCGCGGCGCGCGCCGCCGTGGCGTGACCATCCGCGAAAACGTGGACGTGAAAAAGCTGCTGGTGGAAAACGGCCGCGTGGTGGGCGTGTCCACCTCTGACGGCGATTACGCCAGCCCCGTGGTGATCAGCACGCAGAACATCTGGACCTCGGAACTGGCGGGCTGGACCGGCGTGGCGATGCCCGTGGTGCCTGAGCGCCACGCGGTGCTGGCGCTGGAGTGCGACGCCGCGCCCTATACCTATTCCATGCCGGTCTTCAAGGACCTGGCCTCGCCCGGCATGCTGTATTGCCGCAGCTATGGCGGCAACCAGATGCTGGTCAGCGAAGGCATCGTGGGTGAGGCGCTGCAAAACAGCGATGCCGAGCAAGGCGATATTCCGCTGGACTACGTGGCCGAAGTGGGCGAGCAGGTGGCGACGCGCTTTCCTGCCTACGAGACGGCGGGCCTGGCCTCGTCGTGGACGGGCGTGTACGACGTCACCCCGGACTGGAACCCCGTGCTGGGCCGCGTGCCGGGCGTGCAGGGTCTGATTGTGGGCTTCGGGTTTTCGGGCCATGGCTTCAAGCTGTCGCCGACGGTGGGCCGCGTGCTGGCGCAGGAAGCGCTGGGGCTGGCCACGGACGTGTCGCTCAAGCCCTATGACATCGGCCGGTTTGCAAGCGGTGCGTTGCTGACCGGCAAGTACGGCCTTGGCGCCGTCTCGTAA